In Streptomyces sp. NBC_00448, the following are encoded in one genomic region:
- a CDS encoding LPXTG cell wall anchor domain-containing protein, with translation MIPLLNWRRSAAALTALAVALLGAAAVQAPAHAADGPTLAFQIQKTSVGVPQPDNSGDPPQISWALAPPKNGPTVTNVVVSLDLSGISSFITADDGYPDDTVTWKSAELGVGGTGGLVDLHAKPGAALGTTGTAVLSGTADNATITPLTVRVTVGAVGLVVNEPTKVDHAKPGDSLDAPLTIANTGQLPADGADLRVTTTEGLGYAQHFSNCVYSKQTIDNGFPTLNNNAVCHFATTIEPGKKYRLSAPVGIDVTSGALWDLVRFQVSPKPGTPTGNNTRADGPVLSLVPDGTAPSGEMNTSDWTIDTDNTADLAAGGDTVSGKPGDTVQVVASMRNKGPAIVDIETTDDQLGVMFDVPKGTTVVKIPKPCYTWGEGGPSGKELGAPKYICWVNPPLRVGATVKMPFTLRIDADAPALATGAVRATTVYDSKLPFDPDLTNNTAAVTVHVKGGATATPTSSAGTTSTGGTSGGNHLSTQTGAGSTAGGSSGTSGSTGTLASTGGNGTQLLTWLGAAALAFGAAAFALAHSRRTRRTNTGA, from the coding sequence GTGATTCCGCTCCTCAACTGGCGCCGTTCGGCCGCCGCGCTGACCGCCCTCGCGGTCGCGCTGCTCGGCGCCGCCGCGGTGCAGGCGCCCGCGCACGCGGCCGACGGGCCCACCCTGGCATTTCAGATACAGAAGACCAGCGTGGGGGTGCCGCAGCCGGACAACTCGGGGGACCCGCCGCAGATCAGTTGGGCGCTCGCCCCGCCGAAGAACGGCCCGACCGTCACGAACGTGGTCGTCTCGCTGGACCTCTCCGGGATCAGCTCCTTCATCACCGCCGACGACGGGTACCCGGACGACACCGTCACCTGGAAGAGCGCCGAGCTGGGCGTCGGCGGCACAGGCGGGCTGGTCGACCTCCACGCCAAGCCGGGCGCCGCGCTGGGCACCACGGGCACCGCGGTCCTGTCCGGCACCGCGGACAACGCGACGATCACCCCTCTCACCGTGCGGGTCACCGTCGGCGCGGTCGGGCTGGTGGTCAACGAGCCGACCAAGGTCGACCACGCCAAGCCGGGCGACAGCCTCGACGCGCCCCTCACCATCGCGAACACCGGGCAGCTCCCGGCGGACGGCGCCGACCTGCGGGTGACCACCACCGAGGGGCTCGGCTACGCGCAGCACTTCTCCAACTGCGTCTACAGCAAGCAGACCATCGACAACGGCTTTCCGACGCTGAACAACAACGCGGTCTGCCACTTCGCCACCACCATCGAGCCCGGCAAGAAGTACCGGCTCTCCGCCCCGGTGGGCATCGACGTGACCAGCGGCGCGCTGTGGGACCTGGTCCGCTTCCAGGTCAGCCCGAAGCCGGGCACGCCGACCGGCAACAACACCCGCGCGGACGGCCCGGTGCTCTCGCTCGTGCCGGACGGCACGGCCCCCAGCGGCGAGATGAACACCTCCGACTGGACGATCGACACCGACAACACCGCGGACCTCGCGGCCGGCGGGGACACCGTCAGCGGCAAGCCCGGCGACACGGTGCAGGTCGTCGCGTCGATGCGGAACAAGGGCCCGGCCATCGTGGACATCGAGACCACCGACGACCAGCTCGGCGTCATGTTCGACGTCCCCAAGGGCACCACCGTGGTGAAGATCCCCAAGCCCTGCTACACGTGGGGAGAGGGCGGCCCCAGCGGCAAGGAGCTCGGGGCGCCCAAGTACATCTGCTGGGTCAACCCGCCGCTGCGGGTCGGTGCGACCGTGAAGATGCCGTTCACCCTGCGGATCGACGCCGACGCGCCCGCGCTCGCCACGGGCGCGGTCCGGGCCACCACCGTCTACGACAGCAAGCTGCCCTTCGACCCCGACTTGACGAACAACACCGCCGCGGTGACCGTCCACGTCAAGGGCGGCGCGACGGCCACCCCGACGTCCTCGGCCGGCACCACCAGCACGGGCGGCACTTCGGGCGGCAACCACCTCTCCACCCAGACCGGCGCCGGCAGCACGGCCGGCGGAAGCTCCGGCACCTCCGGCTCCACCGGCACGCTCGCCTCGACCGGCGGCAACGGCACGCAGCTGCTCACCTGGCTGGGTGCGGCCGCCCTCGCCTTCGGCGCCGCGGCCTTCGCCCTCGCCCACAGCCGCAGGACCCGCCGCACGAACACCGGCGCCTGA
- a CDS encoding MurR/RpiR family transcriptional regulator yields MGSADGADKADGAGGGAGADRAGAANGVNGVNDAGEGNDAGAGSDAGGVNGASGSDTGGSAAGRSAGSGASARLLKLFEAHRLTPTQRRIAHCLVRQADEAAFLSSVEVAELAGVSQPSVTRFAVALGFDGYPALRKHLREVAPAPDPAGATSYNEYQQAVHAEIENLRHLVELLADPEPVARAGAVLAGSRPLPVLGLRAAGAQACGFAYFAAKVHPDVRLLDEGGTMLADRIDAAVRAGASALLCFALPRHPREVADALGYARAAGLTVVTVADSAFAPVAAHSDLLLPAAVGTGLAFDTACAPMLLGRVLLESMCDDLPDAQARLEEFDAHAAARGVFME; encoded by the coding sequence ATGGGCAGTGCTGACGGGGCGGACAAGGCTGACGGAGCCGGCGGCGGTGCCGGGGCGGACCGTGCGGGCGCCGCGAACGGCGTGAACGGCGTTAACGACGCGGGCGAGGGTAATGACGCCGGCGCCGGCAGCGATGCCGGTGGCGTGAACGGCGCGAGCGGGAGCGACACGGGTGGTAGCGCCGCGGGCAGGAGCGCGGGGAGCGGTGCGTCCGCGCGGCTGCTGAAGCTCTTCGAGGCGCACCGGCTGACCCCGACCCAGCGGCGCATCGCGCACTGCCTGGTGCGCCAGGCGGACGAGGCGGCCTTCCTGTCCAGCGTGGAGGTCGCCGAACTCGCCGGGGTCAGCCAGCCGTCGGTGACCCGGTTCGCGGTCGCCCTCGGTTTCGACGGGTACCCGGCGCTGCGCAAGCACCTGCGCGAGGTGGCGCCGGCGCCCGATCCGGCCGGCGCGACCTCGTACAACGAGTACCAGCAGGCGGTGCACGCGGAGATCGAGAACCTGCGGCACCTGGTCGAGCTGCTGGCCGACCCGGAGCCGGTGGCCAGGGCGGGGGCGGTGCTGGCCGGGTCCAGGCCGCTGCCGGTGCTGGGGCTGCGGGCGGCGGGCGCCCAGGCGTGCGGGTTCGCGTACTTCGCGGCGAAGGTGCACCCCGATGTGCGGCTGCTGGACGAGGGCGGCACCATGCTCGCCGACCGGATCGACGCCGCGGTCCGGGCGGGCGCGAGCGCCCTGCTGTGCTTCGCGCTGCCCCGGCACCCGCGGGAGGTGGCCGACGCGCTCGGCTACGCGCGGGCGGCCGGGCTGACCGTGGTGACCGTCGCGGACAGCGCGTTCGCACCGGTGGCCGCGCACAGCGACCTGCTGCTGCCCGCCGCCGTCGGCACCGGGCTGGCCTTCGACACGGCGTGCGCGCCGATGCTGCTGGGCCGGGTGCTGCTGGAGTCGATGTGCGACGACCTGCCGGACGCGCAGGCGCGGTTGGAGGAGTTCGACGCGCATGCCGCGGCCCGCGGGGTGTTCATGGAGTGA
- a CDS encoding MMPL family transporter, which yields MFHRIGRAVVRHPVWTIVAWLVAAVAIVATAPSLPSNSDESSFLPSSYQSIKAMDLQEKAFPSAFTPSAIVLYQRSDNAPLTAADKADITKITTALDGKHIDQVQKVVAGTESKDGKYDTAYVQMDKKSQGQPKQADAAKALRTDSKDLAKGTHLKVQVGGQAAQNLDQQDAGNTSDAVALIGSLLIIIITLLIIFRSPLIAIMPLVILMGLVFTTSNGLIAYATKLFGLQANSSISALLIVVVLGVGTDYFLFLMFRYRERLRAGDEPKEAMINSVTRVGEAIASAAGAVIISFLALALSTLGFLTQLGPALAILVAVTLIAGLTLFPAICSLIPPKALFWPGKKWHLEPSGTRFTSIGRMLGRRSGLVAIVSGLVMLLLALGTLGYKADYDLASGSIPKTKESMVVQDSMQKAYSAGAADPTSVFLTSTDGKPLNGVDFTAYKDKLSQADGVASATFDQSTGLNKDHTTALFNLTLKYSGASDKAIAAVGDVRTAAKNNAPPGTEAVVGGTSSIYRDINAAVNHDYRTVFPVAAILIMVILGLLLRSIVAPWYLIASVALGFGATLGATVLIFGRGSGLIFMLPIIMYLFVVAIGTDYNILMIARLREEAREGREPREAAAEALRHAGPTIASAGFILAATFATLMLSGNSFLTEMGFAIAFGIVVAAFVMAMFFTPSLTALIGHAAWWPGHADRAVGSDDAGVVAAGAGGGSYDAPELDETGRR from the coding sequence ATGTTCCACCGCATCGGACGCGCAGTCGTCCGCCATCCCGTATGGACGATCGTCGCGTGGCTCGTCGCCGCCGTCGCGATCGTCGCTACTGCGCCGAGCCTGCCGTCCAACAGCGACGAGAGCAGCTTCCTGCCCAGTAGTTACCAGTCGATCAAGGCGATGGACCTCCAGGAGAAGGCGTTCCCCTCGGCCTTCACCCCGTCGGCGATCGTCCTCTACCAGCGGAGCGACAACGCGCCGCTGACCGCGGCCGACAAGGCCGACATCACCAAGATCACCACCGCCCTGGACGGCAAGCACATCGACCAGGTGCAGAAGGTCGTCGCGGGCACGGAGTCCAAGGACGGCAAGTACGACACGGCCTATGTCCAGATGGACAAGAAGTCCCAGGGGCAGCCGAAGCAGGCCGACGCGGCGAAGGCGCTGCGCACGGACTCCAAGGACCTTGCCAAGGGCACCCATCTGAAGGTCCAGGTCGGCGGTCAGGCCGCGCAGAACCTCGACCAGCAGGACGCGGGCAACACCTCCGACGCCGTCGCGCTGATCGGCTCGCTGCTCATCATCATCATCACGCTGCTGATCATCTTCCGGTCCCCGCTGATCGCGATCATGCCGCTGGTGATCCTGATGGGCCTGGTGTTCACCACGTCCAACGGCCTGATCGCCTACGCCACCAAGCTCTTCGGCCTGCAGGCCAACAGCTCGATCTCCGCGCTGCTGATCGTGGTGGTGCTCGGCGTCGGCACGGACTACTTCCTGTTCCTCATGTTCCGCTACCGAGAACGGCTGCGGGCGGGTGACGAACCCAAGGAAGCGATGATCAACAGCGTCACCAGGGTCGGTGAGGCGATCGCCTCGGCGGCCGGTGCGGTGATCATCTCCTTCCTGGCGCTGGCCCTGTCCACCCTGGGCTTCCTCACCCAGTTGGGCCCGGCGCTCGCCATCCTGGTCGCGGTCACACTGATCGCAGGTCTCACGCTCTTCCCGGCGATCTGCTCGCTCATCCCGCCGAAGGCACTGTTCTGGCCGGGCAAGAAGTGGCACCTGGAGCCGTCCGGCACCCGCTTCACCTCGATCGGCCGGATGCTCGGCCGCCGGTCCGGCCTGGTCGCCATCGTCTCCGGCCTGGTGATGCTGCTGCTGGCGCTCGGCACCCTCGGCTACAAGGCCGACTACGACCTCGCCTCCGGGTCCATCCCCAAGACCAAGGAGTCGATGGTTGTCCAGGACAGCATGCAGAAGGCGTACTCCGCCGGTGCTGCCGATCCGACCTCGGTCTTCCTCACCAGCACCGACGGCAAGCCGCTGAACGGTGTCGACTTCACCGCGTACAAGGACAAGCTGAGCCAGGCCGACGGCGTCGCCAGCGCGACCTTCGACCAGAGCACCGGGCTGAACAAGGACCACACCACGGCCCTGTTCAACCTGACGCTGAAGTACTCCGGTGCGAGCGACAAGGCCATCGCGGCGGTCGGTGACGTCCGCACGGCCGCCAAGAACAACGCTCCGCCGGGAACCGAGGCGGTGGTCGGCGGCACGTCCTCGATCTACCGGGACATCAACGCGGCCGTGAACCACGACTACCGCACGGTCTTCCCGGTGGCCGCGATCCTGATCATGGTGATCCTGGGGTTGCTGCTGCGCAGCATCGTCGCGCCCTGGTACCTGATCGCCTCGGTGGCCCTCGGGTTCGGAGCGACGCTCGGTGCCACCGTGCTGATCTTCGGCCGCGGCAGCGGGCTGATCTTCATGCTGCCGATCATCATGTATCTGTTCGTGGTGGCGATCGGAACGGACTACAACATCCTGATGATCGCCCGGCTCAGGGAGGAGGCCCGCGAGGGCCGCGAGCCACGCGAGGCCGCCGCGGAGGCGCTGCGGCACGCGGGTCCGACGATCGCCTCGGCCGGGTTCATCCTGGCGGCGACCTTCGCCACCCTGATGCTGTCCGGGAACTCGTTCCTCACCGAGATGGGCTTCGCGATCGCCTTCGGCATCGTGGTCGCGGCCTTCGTGATGGCGATGTTCTTCACGCCGAGCCTCACCGCGCTGATCGGGCACGCCGCTTGGTGGCCGGGTCACGCGGACCGCGCCGTCGGCTCGGACGACGCCGGTGTGGTCGCCGCGGGCGCCGGCGGGGGCTCGTACGACGCGCCGGAGCTGGACGAGACCGGGCGGCGGTAG
- a CDS encoding acyl-CoA synthetase codes for MASVPLLTALHGGSDRPDALRVDGRACSYEELLGAAGAVARRVSGREAFAVEAGASLETVAAVVGGLLAGVPVVPVAPDAGPDERAHVLRDSGAELLPVDFAERADFSAAVDDAGEPDAGGGRPALVLYTSGTTGPPKGVMLSRAAIAEDLDALARAWEWTADDTLVHGLPLFHVHGLVLGVLGALRVGSRLVHTGRPTPAAYAAAGGSLYFGVPTVWHRVAREEAAARALSGARLLVSGSAPLPSPVFASLAELTGHEPVERYGMTETLITVSARADGPRAPGAVGVPLPGIATRIAESADGIGELQLTGPTLFDGYLGRPEATAAAYTDDGWFRTGDIAAIDPDGTHRIVGRASTDLIKSGGYRIGAGEVENALLAHPAVREAAVVGAPHTDLGQEIVAYVVADGVSASELTDFVASRLSVHKRPRQVRFLGELPRNAMGKPQKRLLPPL; via the coding sequence ATGGCATCGGTGCCGCTGCTCACCGCCTTGCACGGAGGGTCGGACCGTCCGGACGCACTGCGGGTCGACGGCAGGGCGTGCAGTTACGAGGAGTTGCTGGGCGCCGCGGGGGCGGTCGCCCGGCGGGTGTCGGGGCGGGAGGCGTTCGCGGTGGAGGCCGGCGCGTCGCTGGAGACGGTGGCGGCCGTGGTGGGCGGGCTGCTCGCCGGGGTGCCGGTGGTGCCGGTCGCCCCGGACGCGGGACCGGACGAACGGGCGCACGTCCTGCGGGACTCCGGCGCGGAACTGCTCCCCGTGGACTTCGCGGAGCGCGCCGACTTCAGCGCGGCGGTCGATGACGCGGGGGAGCCGGACGCGGGCGGCGGGCGGCCGGCGCTGGTGCTCTACACGTCGGGGACGACCGGCCCGCCCAAGGGCGTCATGCTCTCCCGCGCCGCGATCGCCGAGGACCTGGACGCGTTGGCGCGGGCGTGGGAGTGGACGGCGGACGACACCCTGGTGCACGGGCTGCCGCTGTTCCACGTGCACGGCCTGGTGCTCGGCGTGCTCGGCGCGCTGCGGGTCGGCAGCCGCCTGGTGCACACCGGCCGCCCCACCCCGGCGGCGTACGCGGCGGCCGGCGGCAGCCTCTACTTCGGCGTGCCCACTGTGTGGCACCGGGTGGCGCGCGAGGAGGCGGCGGCCCGCGCGCTGTCCGGGGCGCGGCTGCTGGTGTCGGGGAGCGCGCCGCTGCCCTCTCCGGTCTTCGCCTCGCTGGCCGAGTTGACCGGGCACGAGCCGGTCGAGCGCTACGGCATGACAGAGACGCTGATCACCGTCTCCGCCCGGGCGGACGGCCCGCGCGCCCCGGGTGCCGTCGGTGTCCCGCTGCCCGGGATCGCCACCAGGATCGCCGAGTCCGCCGACGGCATCGGCGAACTCCAGCTCACCGGCCCCACCCTCTTCGACGGCTACCTCGGCCGCCCGGAGGCGACCGCGGCGGCGTACACCGACGACGGCTGGTTCCGTACCGGCGACATCGCGGCGATCGATCCGGACGGCACGCACCGGATCGTCGGCCGTGCGTCCACCGACCTGATCAAGTCCGGCGGTTACCGGATCGGCGCGGGCGAGGTGGAGAACGCGCTGCTCGCCCACCCCGCGGTGCGCGAGGCGGCGGTGGTCGGCGCGCCGCACACCGACCTGGGGCAGGAGATCGTCGCGTACGTGGTCGCCGACGGGGTGAGCGCGAGTGAACTCACCGACTTCGTCGCCTCGCGCCTTTCGGTGCACAAGCGGCCGCGGCAGGTCCGTTTCCTCGGTGAACTGCCGCGCAACGCGATGGGAAAGCCGCAAAAACGGTTGCTCCCGCCGCTGTGA
- a CDS encoding cystathionine beta-synthase, with protein MQFHDSMISLVGNTPLVRLNSVTAGIKATVLAKVEYFNPGGSVKDRIALRMIEAAEESGELRPGGTIVEPTSGNTGVGLAMVAQRKGYHCVFVCPDKVSADKINVMRAYGAEVVVCPTAVDPSHPDSYYNVSDRLVRETPNAWKPDQYSNPNNPLSHYHSTGPELWKQTEGRITHFVAGVGTGGTISGTGRYLKDASDGRVKVIGADPEGSVYSGGSGRPYLVEGVGEDFWPTAYDREVADDIVAVSDKDSFQMTRRLAREEGLLVGGSCGMAVVAALEVAARLGPDDVVVVLLPDSGRGYLSKIFSDEWMSSHGFLDENEGEPRVVDVLAHKDGGLPNLVHMHPDETVGQAIEVLREYGVSQMPVVKPGAGHPDVMAAEVIGSVVERELLHALFTKRAALDDPLDKHLCPPLPQVGSGERVGDLMTVLENADAAIVLVEGKPTNVVSRQDLLAFLAGHGGS; from the coding sequence GTGCAGTTTCACGACTCGATGATCAGCCTCGTCGGCAACACCCCGCTGGTGAGGCTCAACAGCGTGACCGCGGGGATCAAGGCGACCGTCCTCGCGAAGGTCGAGTACTTCAACCCCGGAGGCTCGGTCAAGGACCGCATCGCCCTGCGGATGATCGAAGCCGCGGAGGAGAGCGGTGAACTGCGTCCGGGCGGCACCATCGTGGAGCCGACCTCCGGCAACACCGGAGTCGGCCTGGCGATGGTCGCGCAGCGCAAGGGCTACCACTGCGTCTTCGTCTGCCCGGACAAGGTCTCGGCGGACAAGATCAACGTCATGCGCGCCTACGGTGCCGAGGTCGTGGTCTGCCCGACCGCCGTCGACCCCAGTCACCCCGACTCGTACTACAACGTGTCCGACCGGCTGGTGCGCGAGACGCCGAACGCCTGGAAGCCGGACCAGTACAGCAACCCGAACAATCCGCTGTCGCACTACCACTCCACCGGTCCCGAGCTGTGGAAGCAGACCGAGGGCCGGATCACCCACTTCGTGGCCGGCGTCGGTACCGGCGGCACCATCTCCGGCACCGGCCGCTACCTCAAGGACGCCAGCGACGGCCGGGTGAAGGTGATCGGCGCCGATCCGGAAGGGTCCGTCTACAGCGGCGGCTCCGGGCGCCCGTACCTGGTCGAGGGCGTCGGTGAGGACTTCTGGCCGACCGCCTACGACCGCGAGGTGGCCGACGACATCGTGGCCGTCTCCGACAAGGACTCCTTCCAGATGACCCGTCGGCTCGCCCGCGAGGAGGGCCTGCTGGTCGGCGGTTCCTGCGGCATGGCGGTCGTCGCGGCGCTGGAGGTCGCGGCCCGGCTCGGCCCGGACGACGTGGTCGTGGTGCTGCTGCCCGACAGCGGCCGCGGCTACCTCTCGAAGATCTTCAGCGACGAGTGGATGAGCTCGCACGGCTTCCTCGACGAGAACGAGGGCGAGCCGCGGGTCGTCGACGTGCTCGCGCACAAGGACGGCGGACTGCCCAACCTCGTGCACATGCACCCGGACGAGACGGTCGGGCAGGCGATCGAGGTGCTGCGCGAGTACGGCGTCTCGCAGATGCCCGTGGTCAAGCCCGGCGCCGGGCACCCCGACGTCATGGCGGCCGAGGTGATCGGCTCGGTGGTCGAGCGCGAACTGCTGCACGCGCTGTTCACCAAGCGCGCCGCCCTGGACGACCCGCTCGACAAGCACCTGTGCCCGCCGCTGCCGCAGGTCGGCTCCGGGGAGCGGGTCGGCGACCTGATGACGGTGCTGGAGAACGCGGACGCGGCGATCGTGCTGGTGGAGGGGAAGCCGACGAACGTCGTGAGCCGGCAGGACCTGCTCGCCTTCCTCGCCGGTCACGGCGGTTCCTGA